Proteins found in one Syntrophales bacterium genomic segment:
- a CDS encoding MFS transporter: protein MNNFPVPKTRSLTSSPYYIFALLFLIYMFDYMDRLVIVSLFPFIKQDWGLTDTQCGLLVSAVYWSILIFTLPVSIIIDRWSRVKIIGFVTIFWSVATVACAFTKNFGQLFAARTAIGIGEAGYAPGGTAMISSLFPKEKRARMLGFWNASIPLGSALGIALGGIIAERFGWRHAFGLVALPGIIVALLFFYVKDYQTVELKKTVGRGAEKTGSRMRLGEIAAHFGRSKTLIFNNLGFAANTFVTTALLTWLPSYFQRVEGISMSRASTKGGIVMLLAIIGAPLGGYLADRWFKSRGNARLLFPALSSFTTAVLLFIAFSVCRGQIQYAVLLAAGIAAVAFVPAAVAVTQDVVHPGLRAVSLSLCIIIQHILGSTLGPPVIGALSDAFGLEKAMVFLPLSATLAGIFFFIGSFFYDADASMVEKVETV from the coding sequence ATGAATAATTTTCCGGTTCCCAAGACGCGCTCGCTGACTTCATCTCCCTACTACATCTTTGCCCTCTTGTTTTTAATCTATATGTTCGACTACATGGACCGGCTGGTAATCGTCTCGCTTTTCCCTTTTATCAAGCAGGATTGGGGCCTTACCGACACCCAGTGCGGCCTGCTTGTTTCCGCCGTTTACTGGTCGATTCTCATCTTTACGCTGCCGGTGTCCATCATCATCGATCGGTGGAGCAGGGTTAAAATTATCGGGTTTGTGACGATTTTCTGGAGTGTGGCCACGGTTGCCTGCGCCTTCACAAAAAACTTCGGGCAGCTTTTCGCGGCGAGAACCGCAATCGGCATTGGCGAAGCCGGTTACGCGCCCGGCGGAACCGCGATGATATCGTCATTGTTTCCCAAAGAGAAACGGGCAAGAATGCTGGGATTCTGGAATGCCTCTATCCCGTTGGGAAGCGCGCTGGGGATCGCCCTGGGCGGAATCATCGCCGAGCGTTTCGGCTGGCGCCATGCGTTTGGTCTTGTGGCCCTGCCCGGCATTATTGTGGCCTTGCTGTTTTTTTATGTTAAGGATTACCAGACGGTAGAGCTGAAAAAAACTGTCGGCAGGGGAGCAGAAAAAACCGGTTCGAGGATGAGGCTCGGAGAAATAGCGGCCCATTTTGGAAGAAGTAAAACGCTGATCTTCAACAACCTCGGCTTTGCCGCCAACACCTTTGTTACCACGGCCCTGCTGACATGGCTTCCCAGTTATTTTCAGCGAGTGGAGGGAATCTCCATGAGCAGGGCCTCGACCAAGGGGGGCATCGTCATGCTGCTTGCGATAATCGGGGCGCCTTTAGGCGGTTATCTGGCGGATAGATGGTTTAAAAGCCGGGGAAATGCGAGACTGCTTTTTCCGGCGCTTTCTTCGTTCACGACCGCCGTTTTGCTGTTTATCGCCTTCAGCGTTTGTCGCGGCCAAATTCAATATGCCGTACTGCTGGCAGCGGGGATCGCCGCGGTAGCCTTCGTGCCGGCGGCTGTTGCCGTAACCCAGGATGTTGTCCACCCGGGCCTCCGGGCCGTATCGCTGAGCCTGTGCATCATCATCCAGCATATCCTGGGCAGCACGCTGGGGCCTCCCGTTATCGGCGCCCTGTCCGATGCCTTCGGTCTGGAAAAAGCCATGGTTTTTCTGCCGCTGTCTGCCACGCTGGCTGGGATTTTCTTTTTTATCGGCTCATTCTTTTATGACGCGGATGCAAGCATGGTGGAAAAAGTGGAAACCGTCTGA
- a CDS encoding corrinoid protein: MTDHLSIIKNAVIEGKYKEIQALTQQALEAGLTPRAIIDDALIAAMDVVGDAFGSGEIFIPEMLASAITMKSGLSIIKPLLTGDQTKSRGTVVMATIKGDLHDIGKNLVCMLLEGAGFNVVDLGTDVDIDEILNKVKEIKPPVLGLSALLTTSMPEMRRVIEALEAQGLRKNLKVIVGGAPIDRAFAEKIGADASGANATEAVELARRFTDQ; this comes from the coding sequence ATGACGGATCATCTAAGCATCATCAAAAATGCGGTAATCGAAGGCAAGTACAAAGAAATACAAGCATTGACGCAGCAGGCGCTGGAAGCGGGGCTCACCCCCAGGGCGATCATCGACGATGCGCTGATCGCGGCCATGGACGTGGTGGGAGATGCTTTCGGCAGCGGCGAGATTTTCATCCCGGAAATGCTTGCCTCGGCCATCACCATGAAAAGCGGGCTTTCTATCATTAAACCGCTGCTGACAGGAGACCAGACTAAGTCCCGGGGAACCGTCGTCATGGCGACGATCAAGGGAGACCTCCATGACATCGGCAAGAATCTGGTTTGCATGCTGCTGGAGGGCGCCGGTTTCAACGTCGTTGATCTCGGCACGGATGTGGACATTGACGAAATATTGAACAAGGTGAAGGAGATAAAACCGCCGGTGCTGGGGCTTTCCGCCCTTTTGACGACCAGCATGCCTGAGATGAGGCGGGTGATTGAAGCGCTGGAGGCACAGGGCTTACGGAAAAACCTCAAGGTAATCGTCGGCGGCGCCCCGATTGACCGGGCATTCGCGGAAAAAATCGGCGCGGACGCCTCCGGCGCCAATGCGACCGAAGCCGTAGAACTGGCGCGCCGTTTTACAGATCAATAA
- a CDS encoding thiamine pyrophosphate-binding protein: MDKVIGAQLVAEALQERGIDYIFSLSGGHITPIYQYLEGTNITIFDTRHEQAAVFMAEAWGRMNRKPAVAMVTAGPGFTNALTGIASARLANAPLILIAGCVGLESREKLDLQDMSQLPVIEPMVKKALVCTVPERIPEYIDMAFRIAGGGRPGPVYLELPCDILNATVDMTKVRKLHTAIASRPVDRENAKKAVAMISAAKNPIAIAGSGAWYADAGQELIDFVEKTGIPVFTAGAGRGVIPDTHPLCFESSLAIRPGAAMMSLMTTDLVIFLGNRLSLFYIFGDIFPSGAKFIQVDISPEEIGRNRTIELGIVSDLKSFLTEVNGLLDAENASAALREKFGPWVEAVRQYEKNGKAQAEATWNSEALPIHPMRLARELNDFMSRDDDIVVADGGDTATWMGMTRTIRRGGHYLDYGLYGSLAVGIPYANAAQLKHPGKRVLLVTGDGSVGFNFMEFNTAIRKGLPIVVVVANDQAWGMIMHSQQLRMGHHINNGTELNWVDYHKLVEALGGFGELVEKPADIRPALERAFASGKTACVNVKVDQTVISPGSVALANLGGYKAG, from the coding sequence ATGGACAAGGTCATCGGCGCGCAGCTTGTCGCGGAGGCGCTTCAGGAACGGGGGATTGACTACATCTTCTCGCTGAGCGGCGGACATATCACCCCCATCTATCAGTACCTTGAAGGCACGAACATCACGATCTTCGATACTCGCCACGAACAGGCGGCGGTGTTCATGGCCGAGGCCTGGGGACGGATGAACCGGAAGCCGGCGGTGGCAATGGTGACGGCGGGGCCGGGCTTCACCAACGCGCTGACCGGGATTGCGAGCGCCCGGCTCGCCAACGCGCCGCTCATCCTGATTGCCGGCTGCGTCGGCCTCGAAAGCAGGGAAAAACTCGATCTGCAAGACATGAGCCAGCTTCCCGTCATCGAGCCGATGGTCAAAAAAGCGCTGGTCTGCACCGTCCCGGAGCGGATTCCCGAATACATCGACATGGCCTTCCGGATTGCCGGCGGCGGCAGACCCGGTCCGGTTTATCTCGAGCTTCCCTGCGACATTCTGAACGCGACGGTGGACATGACTAAGGTAAGGAAGCTGCACACGGCGATCGCCTCCCGTCCCGTTGATCGCGAAAACGCGAAAAAGGCCGTGGCAATGATCAGCGCGGCCAAAAACCCGATTGCGATCGCAGGCAGCGGCGCCTGGTATGCGGATGCCGGCCAGGAACTCATAGATTTCGTTGAAAAAACGGGAATTCCTGTCTTCACCGCCGGCGCCGGCCGGGGCGTTATTCCCGACACCCATCCGCTCTGTTTTGAATCGTCCCTCGCCATCCGGCCGGGCGCGGCGATGATGAGCCTGATGACCACCGACCTGGTCATTTTTCTGGGCAACCGCCTCAGTCTTTTCTATATCTTCGGCGACATCTTCCCATCGGGCGCAAAATTCATTCAGGTTGATATCTCCCCCGAAGAGATCGGCAGAAACCGGACGATTGAGCTGGGAATCGTCAGCGACCTCAAGTCGTTTCTTACTGAGGTAAACGGCCTGCTCGACGCAGAAAACGCCAGCGCCGCTTTGCGCGAAAAGTTTGGCCCCTGGGTGGAAGCCGTCCGGCAGTACGAAAAGAACGGCAAAGCACAGGCCGAAGCGACCTGGAATTCCGAAGCTCTGCCGATCCATCCCATGCGACTCGCCCGGGAACTCAACGATTTCATGAGCAGGGACGACGACATTGTCGTTGCCGACGGGGGCGATACCGCCACCTGGATGGGGATGACCAGAACGATCCGCCGGGGCGGCCACTACCTCGACTACGGGCTGTACGGCAGCCTTGCCGTCGGCATCCCCTACGCGAATGCCGCGCAGTTGAAGCATCCCGGCAAGCGCGTCCTGCTCGTTACCGGCGACGGTTCGGTCGGCTTCAACTTCATGGAATTCAACACGGCGATCCGCAAGGGTCTGCCGATTGTCGTGGTCGTCGCCAACGATCAGGCGTGGGGAATGATCATGCACAGCCAGCAGTTGCGGATGGGGCATCATATTAATAACGGGACAGAATTGAACTGGGTGGATTACCACAAGCTGGTGGAGGCGCTGGGCGGCTTCGGGGAGCTCGTCGAAAAGCCGGCAGATATCCGCCCCGCCCTGGAGCGGGCCTTTGCCTCCGGGAAAACCGCCTGCGTCAATGTCAAGGTCGATCAGACGGTCATCAGCCCAGGAAGCGTCGCCCTGGCCAATCTCGGCGGCTACAAGGCGGGATAG
- a CDS encoding SDR family oxidoreductase — translation MYKDLKGKTAVVTGSGKRSGIGYGIAEKLASSGCNVVIADLGKPVSPEIAIKTATSGEMEKIAAELADTFQVKTFAVAVDVTDASSIGRMAEAIKTAFTHVDILCNNAGAVFGVPNTVLSYGEADWIKTVDVNLFSVFRVSRAVIPLMAGKPGVIVNTASRAGKVPPLFNSAYAVAKAGVIMLTKTMAKELGGAGIRVNAICPGQIKTDLEKWRFGLEASFLNSTIEEREQEMCKTIPLGYIGLPGDAGSLVAFLASDASRYITGQAFNLDGGQCMEL, via the coding sequence ATGTATAAAGATTTAAAAGGAAAAACGGCGGTTGTGACGGGCTCCGGAAAAAGGAGCGGCATCGGCTACGGCATCGCCGAAAAGCTTGCCTCTTCCGGCTGCAATGTCGTCATTGCCGATCTGGGGAAACCGGTTTCCCCGGAAATAGCGATAAAAACGGCGACAAGCGGGGAAATGGAAAAAATCGCCGCCGAACTTGCCGACACTTTTCAGGTAAAAACCTTCGCCGTTGCTGTCGATGTTACCGACGCCTCCTCGATAGGGCGAATGGCTGAGGCGATAAAGACGGCCTTCACGCACGTCGATATTCTCTGCAACAACGCCGGTGCGGTCTTCGGGGTTCCGAACACCGTTTTGAGCTATGGGGAGGCGGATTGGATAAAAACGGTGGATGTCAACCTATTTTCCGTCTTTCGCGTCTCACGGGCGGTGATCCCGCTGATGGCCGGAAAGCCGGGGGTAATCGTGAATACCGCCTCGCGGGCGGGCAAGGTTCCCCCGCTTTTCAACAGCGCCTATGCCGTGGCCAAGGCGGGCGTCATCATGCTGACCAAAACCATGGCTAAAGAACTCGGCGGCGCCGGCATCAGGGTGAACGCAATCTGTCCGGGGCAAATCAAAACGGATCTCGAAAAATGGCGCTTCGGCCTGGAGGCCTCTTTTCTAAACTCGACGATCGAAGAGCGAGAACAGGAGATGTGCAAAACCATTCCGCTCGGCTATATCGGTCTTCCCGGCGACGCCGGCAGTCTCGTAGCGTTTCTCGCCTCGGATGCCTCCCGTTACATAACCGGGCAGGCCTTTAACCTCGACGGCGGACAGTGCATGGAATTATAA
- a CDS encoding single-stranded DNA-binding protein produces MINKAILVGRLGKDPEVRYTPDGMMVTNFTMATDEVWKDKNGEKAQKTEWHRIVTFGKLAEICGKYLIKGKLVYIEGRIQTRSWEDKEGVKKYTTEIVASDMKMLDSKGQKDSDAGREEPPLPHPGADGPMPDDDVPF; encoded by the coding sequence ATGATCAACAAGGCGATACTGGTGGGCAGGCTGGGGAAGGATCCGGAGGTCAGATATACGCCGGATGGGATGATGGTGACAAACTTCACGATGGCCACCGATGAGGTATGGAAGGACAAAAACGGCGAGAAGGCTCAAAAGACCGAGTGGCACAGAATTGTCACCTTTGGCAAACTGGCGGAGATCTGCGGCAAATACTTAATAAAAGGGAAGCTGGTTTACATCGAAGGACGTATTCAGACCAGATCCTGGGAAGATAAAGAGGGCGTCAAGAAATACACTACGGAGATCGTCGCTTCCGATATGAAGATGCTTGATTCGAAAGGCCAGAAAGACTCCGACGCCGGGCGCGAGGAACCACCGCTGCCGCATCCCGGGGCAGATGGGCCAATGCCCGATGACGACGTCCCGTTTTAA
- the lysS gene encoding lysine--tRNA ligase gives MEEENELLKKRREKADSIKNDGLELYPNDVQVANNSEAIRERFENLSEEELVKIDERFTLAGRIMAIRDFGKSAFVSIQDRKGRIQAFLRKNALGEKGFSLFKKLDAGDVVWIAGRIFKTKTGELSIDVEENGLRLLSKSLLPLPEKWHGLTDVEIRYRQRHLDLIVNPEVRKVFQQRSRIISLIRRFMEERDFLEVETPMMQPKAGGAVARPFKTFHNALGMNLFLRIAPELYLKRLITGGLERVFEINRNFRNEGISTFHNPEFTMMEFYQAYATYEELMAMTEELLAFVAMNLFSSLKFTYQGNGINLAPPWRRITVRDAVLEIGGVKPEILADPALLAEYAGKLGVQLKASDPPGKVLMAIFDETVEKRLIQPTFVTHYPVEVSPLSRRNVADPSVTDRFELYIAGREIANAFSELNDPVDQRQRFEQQIKEREAGDLEAHEMDEDYIGALEYGMPPTAGEGIGIDRLVMLMTDSASIRDVILFPLLRSRETAREE, from the coding sequence ATGGAAGAGGAAAATGAACTGCTGAAAAAACGTCGGGAAAAGGCCGACTCAATAAAGAACGACGGGCTCGAACTCTATCCGAACGATGTGCAGGTTGCGAATAATTCGGAAGCAATAAGGGAACGCTTTGAAAATTTATCTGAAGAAGAACTGGTTAAAATTGACGAACGCTTTACGCTTGCCGGGCGCATCATGGCAATCCGCGATTTCGGCAAGAGCGCCTTCGTCAGCATTCAGGATCGCAAGGGGCGAATCCAGGCCTTTCTGCGCAAAAACGCACTGGGGGAAAAGGGATTCTCGCTCTTCAAGAAGCTCGACGCCGGGGATGTAGTCTGGATAGCCGGGCGAATTTTCAAGACCAAAACCGGCGAGTTATCCATAGACGTGGAGGAAAACGGCCTGCGCCTGCTTTCCAAATCGCTGCTGCCCTTGCCGGAGAAATGGCACGGTCTGACCGACGTGGAGATTCGCTACCGCCAGCGCCATCTTGATTTGATCGTCAACCCCGAGGTGCGCAAGGTATTTCAGCAGCGCAGCCGCATTATCAGCCTGATTCGCCGGTTCATGGAAGAGCGGGATTTCCTGGAAGTCGAAACCCCGATGATGCAGCCCAAGGCGGGCGGCGCGGTGGCCAGACCGTTCAAAACCTTTCACAACGCGCTGGGGATGAATCTCTTTCTTAGAATCGCCCCGGAACTGTACCTGAAGCGCCTGATAACCGGCGGATTGGAAAGGGTTTTCGAGATCAACAGAAACTTCCGGAACGAGGGAATCTCCACCTTTCACAACCCGGAATTCACGATGATGGAATTCTATCAGGCCTATGCGACCTATGAGGAGCTGATGGCGATGACGGAGGAACTGTTAGCCTTTGTCGCCATGAACCTGTTTTCGTCGCTTAAATTTACCTATCAGGGAAACGGGATAAATCTGGCGCCCCCCTGGCGGAGAATAACCGTCCGGGATGCCGTCCTCGAGATAGGCGGCGTCAAGCCCGAAATCCTTGCCGATCCGGCACTGCTGGCTGAATATGCGGGGAAACTCGGCGTTCAGTTGAAGGCAAGCGACCCCCCCGGCAAGGTTTTGATGGCAATCTTTGACGAAACGGTGGAAAAAAGGCTGATTCAGCCGACCTTTGTAACCCATTACCCGGTGGAGGTCTCTCCCCTCTCCCGCCGGAACGTCGCGGATCCCTCCGTCACCGACCGCTTTGAACTTTACATTGCCGGCAGAGAAATCGCCAATGCTTTCTCGGAGTTGAACGATCCGGTCGATCAGCGCCAAAGGTTCGAGCAGCAGATCAAGGAGCGGGAGGCGGGCGATCTGGAGGCGCACGAAATGGATGAGGACTACATCGGCGCCCTTGAATACGGGATGCCGCCGACCGCCGGCGAGGGGATCGGCATTGACCGGCTGGTGATGCTGATGACCGACTCCGCTTCCATCCGGGACGTGATTCTCTTTCCGCTTTTGCGAAGCAGGGAAACCGCCAGGGAAGAATGA
- a CDS encoding lipoprotein-releasing ABC transporter permease subunit has product MMNSYELFISLRYLRARRKQVFVSIITFISVAGIFLGVAALIIVLAVMNGFETDLRNKILGVNSHIVVTDYSGGMQNYRQIMGDVAAIPGVEAATPFIYSQAMLKKGTATTGIILRGLSLQDALKVINIGKIKEGSLKGLESASNPISATQTGPAPRPGIVIGRELAKNLGLFLNDQVFVISPSGVSTPMGMTPRMKPFVVAGIFESGFYEYDSTLAYISLEECQNFLNMGDLVSGLELRVDDIYKAGQIARQIEKKLGSRYWARNWMEMNKNLFSALKLEKRVMFIILSLIVLVAAFNIISALIMIVMEKNKDIAILKAMGATRSGIMKIFIFQGVIVGAIGAFLGTLAGLAVALNLEKISLFVEKLFGFKILPGDVYYLSELPSQVNYGDVGIIILGTLLISFLATIYPSWRASRLVPAEALRYE; this is encoded by the coding sequence ATGATGAACTCCTACGAGCTTTTCATAAGCCTGCGTTACCTTCGGGCAAGGCGAAAACAGGTATTTGTTTCCATTATAACCTTTATCTCGGTCGCCGGAATCTTTCTTGGCGTTGCGGCGCTGATCATTGTGCTTGCCGTCATGAACGGTTTCGAAACGGATCTGCGCAACAAGATTCTCGGCGTCAATTCCCATATAGTTGTTACCGATTACAGCGGCGGCATGCAGAATTACCGGCAAATCATGGGTGATGTAGCCGCCATCCCGGGCGTCGAGGCGGCAACTCCTTTCATCTACAGTCAGGCCATGCTCAAAAAAGGAACCGCTACAACAGGGATCATTCTGCGCGGCCTGTCGCTACAGGATGCGCTGAAGGTCATCAACATTGGAAAGATAAAAGAGGGCAGTCTAAAAGGTTTGGAATCTGCAAGTAACCCAATAAGCGCCACCCAAACGGGCCCGGCGCCCCGGCCCGGAATAGTCATCGGGCGCGAGCTGGCAAAAAACCTGGGGTTATTCCTGAATGATCAGGTTTTTGTCATTTCCCCTTCCGGCGTTTCCACGCCGATGGGAATGACGCCGCGGATGAAACCATTTGTCGTGGCGGGCATTTTTGAATCCGGATTTTACGAATACGACTCGACGCTGGCCTACATCTCTCTTGAGGAGTGTCAGAATTTCCTGAACATGGGAGATCTGGTGTCGGGGCTGGAGCTCCGGGTTGACGACATTTACAAAGCCGGCCAGATCGCCCGGCAGATCGAGAAAAAGCTTGGGAGTCGCTACTGGGCGCGCAACTGGATGGAGATGAACAAGAATCTCTTTTCGGCGCTGAAACTGGAAAAGCGGGTCATGTTCATCATCCTTTCGTTGATCGTGCTTGTTGCCGCTTTCAATATCATCAGCGCCCTGATCATGATTGTCATGGAAAAGAACAAGGATATCGCGATCCTCAAGGCAATGGGCGCCACCCGGTCCGGCATCATGAAGATATTTATTTTTCAGGGGGTGATCGTCGGGGCGATCGGCGCCTTTCTCGGCACGCTGGCGGGGCTTGCCGTCGCGCTCAATCTCGAGAAAATATCGCTGTTTGTCGAAAAACTCTTCGGCTTCAAGATCCTTCCAGGGGACGTTTACTATCTGAGCGAACTCCCCTCGCAGGTAAACTACGGCGATGTCGGGATTATCATTCTGGGAACGTTGCTGATCAGTTTTCTGGCAACCATTTACCCCTCCTGGCGGGCATCCCGCCTTGTCCCGGCGGAGGCGCTCCGGTATGAGTGA
- a CDS encoding ABC transporter ATP-binding protein, protein MIEIKNLQKTFLLNGNKIEVLKGIDLTIADGQSLAVVGVSGAGKSTFLHILGTLDHPTGGAVLFDGVNVFSWPEKQLSDFRNGQIGFVFQFNNLLPEFTALENVMMPALIRRMSKGEAKDRAEAILSEVGLSNRVRHKPGELSGGEQQRVALARALILEPKILLADEPTGNLDTETGKRIEDSLILLNKRKGITLIVVTHNTSLADRMSEKIGLSDGRIHSRG, encoded by the coding sequence ATGATAGAAATCAAGAATCTGCAGAAAACATTTCTGCTGAACGGAAATAAAATTGAGGTGTTAAAGGGGATTGACCTGACGATTGCCGATGGTCAGTCGCTGGCAGTTGTGGGGGTGTCCGGCGCGGGCAAGAGCACCTTTCTGCATATCTTGGGAACGCTCGATCATCCGACCGGCGGAGCGGTTCTCTTTGACGGCGTTAATGTATTTTCCTGGCCGGAGAAACAGCTTTCCGACTTCCGAAACGGCCAAATAGGTTTCGTGTTTCAGTTCAATAATCTGTTGCCCGAATTCACCGCCCTCGAAAACGTCATGATGCCTGCCCTGATCCGGCGAATGTCGAAAGGCGAGGCAAAAGACAGAGCTGAGGCAATTCTTTCCGAGGTGGGACTCAGCAATCGCGTCAGGCATAAGCCGGGGGAACTCTCCGGAGGGGAGCAACAGCGGGTAGCCCTTGCCCGGGCGCTTATTCTCGAGCCCAAAATACTCCTTGCGGATGAGCCGACCGGAAACCTTGACACGGAAACCGGAAAAAGGATAGAAGACTCGCTCATTTTATTAAACAAGCGTAAAGGGATCACATTGATCGTGGTAACGCACAATACATCACTCGCCGATCGGATGTCGGAGAAGATCGGCCTCAGCGACGGGAGGATTCATAGCCGTGGTTAA